AACCACCTAACGCACAGCGTGCGGATGGTGTTCGGCGCCGATCGCGAAACCGCCGCCGCAGTGACCTGGATAGTGCACAACGAGAACGGGGACCTACCGCGCGCATTCGGTGCCGCGCGCAATCACAGCGAGAACACGATGCGACTGACCGGTTCTCCGGATACGGCCACCGTCGCCTGGTTCGGCATCGGTGAATCCGACCGCGCCGCAGAGCAACTCACGCGGAATCTGGCCGGCTTCGACGGATACCGCGAGGCAGCGAACACATCAGGTGACCCGCTGCCGAGAAAGGATGTGTTCGGCTATCGCGACGGCAACGTGACCGTCGCGCTGGCCGCCCGCGCTGACGGCCTGCCCGGCGTCACGCAAGTGCTGATGATCGCCCCGCCGCGCAGTCTTCCGGTCCGGCATGCCGACGAACTCGGCATGGGTGCCGGAAATGTTCTGGTGCAAGCGGCTTCCGCCGATGTGCGGGCTGCCCTGGCACCGGGAACGGCGCCGGCGGCCAGTGCCCCGGTGGATCCATTGAGCGCCGACTTCGGGGCCATCCGCGTCGACGCGGAACCCCGGAACCGGGTGTCCGAGGGGATGGTCGTCCCCTACTTCGACTACGAGGATCCGCGCACCAGGATTCCCACCGTCGCAGCGGAGAACGCCGCCCTCGTCACCGCTGGTCGGTCCAGCGAAGTCAGCACCGCTCCGCACCGCCTGCCGGACACCCGGCCGCGCTGGCAGCATCGTCTCCGTCGGGCACCCGCCGATCCGGCGGCAGATCCGCCCCGGAACGACTGCTGGTTCCACCAACTCCATAGGTTGCGCCGATTCGGTGTTCCCGTGGTGATTCCCGACGGCGAACCCGGCCTCAGCGGGATCGATGGCGAGGGCTACGAGGAGAACAACCTGGGTGGCCGATTCCAAGAAGTCGGAATCGACGAAGATTTCGCCGATTTGCCAGAGAGACATTTCGTGCTCATCCTCGACGATTATTACGGCAAGGCCGACGAGCACGGTGTCGGAGCCCATGTCTATATGGTTGCCCGCATCAACGGCGAACTCCGGGTATTCGACAACAGTTCGGGTATCGATCCGCGGAACATCGACATCCACACCGATACCTCGATACCGTTCGACCAAGCGGCGTTGTCGGCCCACGTGCGGGAGCGGTGGGTCATGTACTTCGAGCGGACTCCCGAAAGTCTCGATCCCGAAACCGAAACCGATCGCGAAACCCCGAAGTACCGTCCGACCCGGCCGATCGCGGAATTCCCGTCGGAGATCGCGGGCAGGACCAAGCGGATCGGTGCACCTTTCGAATCACGGTTCGTCGGTGAAAGCAACGAGGAGCCTGCGCAGTCGCTGCCCGAGGGTGTCCCGGGCCCGGTGTCGGCCTGGAACACGCCGGACTCACTCGAGCGTGATCCCACCGCGGCGAATTCGGAGGATCCCGACACGGTCGTCTTCGAAGTCACCGACGGCCGATTCGACCATGCGGATCTGACCGATGAGGTAGTGCGCCAACAGATCGGTGAATTGCTTCCGCCGGCGAGCCACGGCGCGGGCTTGCTCGCGACCGCTCGCCAGATCCTCGATCTGGTCGGCGGGCGTCCCGGCCGGTACTCGGTGGTCGTGCACCGGCTCGAGACGAACGGGACCCCGCACCTCGACGTCGACGTGCGGGCGGTGACTCCGTTCCCCGACTCCGTGCCAAACCGTGTCGCCGGCGACTTCCTGGCGTGGGGCGTACCGAGGGAGTACGGCACTTCGCGATTCTGGTTCCAGCGAGATCCAGCCGCCAACCTGCCGGACGCCGATGCGGCGGATGCCACCATCCCCAGTCCCGAATTCTGGGACTTCTCCAGCACGCCCGAAACAGTCCGTGAGATCGGCGGGATCCCGCACCGGGTGATCGGACCCGACCAGCTGGTGCCGGCCGCGGTGGACCTTCGTGCCCAGGAGCACCCCGACGGGTCACATCGTGAAGGTGCCGTTCCGCCGGTCCATCCGCACGACGAGGGCAATCCGAATACGTCACAGCCGGGTGGACGGAGGCGCCACCGGGAGCCTCCCGTACGGGGAGGGCACCATGCCCCGCACTCGGATGGCAATGCGGAATTCGACCGGCGGAACGAGACTTTGGATTGTGACGCGGAAAGATGGGCGTTGCTCACAGTGGTGCACGACCGGCTGCCGCACGTTGCCGAGCTGGCGATTCGCACCTTGACGTCCGTCGACGAACGAACGCGCGCTGAGCAACTGCTCGCCTCGACATCTGACACCCCGATTGGCCACGGGCACGACCGCGACATCATCAAGCGATTGGTCGACCGATTGACCGCAGGACGCCTTTCGACCAGCGGCGGGTCATTGGAAACCGTCCGCGCCGCGGCAGCCGATTCCACGAGTGACCTGTTCACCACCGACGATATCGCCGCCGTACTCCGATTGGGCTATCCGCATCTGCTTCGTGACGCCGTCGCCGACGACTCACGAACCGAATTCGAGCAGCAGATTGTGCAGTTGCTGATAGAGGAGAACGATCCCCTCGGCGCGCTGTTCGACAACACCGCACGCACACGTGACCAAACCCGTGCGATGTTCTACCGCGTCGTACGCGAACTAGTGCCGCTTCAAGGAAGGTTGCTTCGGTAACCGAGTGTCGGGTTGATCGTGGGTGGTCGGCCGGTGATGCTGCTGGCGGAGGTGATGCCGGTGGCTCGGAAACCGGAAGTGTTCGTGCGGTCGGTGACCCCGGAAGAGGGTCGGCGGTTGCAGCAGATCGCGCGGACGAGTAAGCAGCCGGTGCGGATGCGGCGCGCGATCGTGGTGATGGCCTCGGCTCAGGGACAGCCGGTGCCGCTGATCTGCCGGTTGATGCAGGTCTCGGAAGGCTATGTGCGCCAAGTGATCCACGATTTCAACGAGAAAGGGTTCGCGGCGCTGGACCCAAAATGGACACCGTTGGCGAATTCCGGCCCGCTGTCAGGCGGCGGGCCGGAGGGCTGCGAAATGTGACGTTCGGGTTGGAGCGAACGGCGTTGTCTCCCACCAGGTGTTGAGTCGGTTGAGGTTGAGTCCTGCTGCAGTCAGTAGGTGTTGAAGACTGGTCTTGGTCAGGCCGCGGTAGCGGGATCGGCGCAGACCGCAGGATCGGATGCCTTGGGCAATGGTGCCTTCCACGCCCGCGCGATGCTGGTAGCGCTGTTGCCACTGGTCGGTCTGCTGTTCGGCGCGAGCCAGCTGCAGGGCCTGGTGCTGGGCACGATGCCGAAGAGTCAGGCGCCGACCTGTGCTGGAGCGGGTGCAGTGTTCGCGTGCCGGGCACTGACGGCACTCTGCGCTGGGGAAACGCACCCTGATCACGGGTGTCCCGTCCTGGGAGCGGTCTGCTTTCCAGGAGTTGGAAACGGCGCCTTGCGGGCAGGTGACCTTCTCGTTCTCCCAGTCGATCGTGAAATCGGGCAGGGTGTAACCGCCGTCGGCTGTGGCTTGCCAGCCGGTCGGCGCCTTCGCCGGGCCGAGAAGTTCGACGCCGTGGTCTTGCTGCGCGGTGATGAGCAGGTCGGCATCGACGTATCCGGCATCAACCAGATGCACGTCGGGCAGCAGATCCCGCTCGGCGAGGCCGGCGTGGATCGCTGCGGTCATCGCCATGTCCGGAACCGGGGCTGCGGTGGTGGCGACGTGAGTGATCAAGTGCGGTGCGTCGGGCTCGCAGGTCTCGGTGAGGTGGACCTTGTAGCCGTTCCAGGACGCGTCGCGTTTGGTGCCGGTGCGAGCCTGCTCGTCATACGGCGAGCAGTAGCGGATCGCCGCCGGGGGCAGATCCTTCTTGTCCCGCCAGGCCACCGTCCCGTCGTCGATGACGTAGTACTGCTGCACCCAGACCCGACGCAGCAACTCCACCGCCGGAAGCTGCCGCAGCCAGGCGGGTGCCTTGCCGGCCGTGACCGCGCACAGCACAGTCATGCCGTCGGATCCGACCTGGTTCGCGTGGGCCGCCCGTGCGGCCCAGCGGCTCGGGAACCGGGTGTCTTCGCAGCGCGCGCTGTAGCGGTCGAACCAGTCGGGTTCGGCGATGCCGGCCAGCCAATCCGGTGCCGCGGCGGCGAGCGCGTTGAGCGCGGCACGCAGCGTCTCGGTCACGAACTGCAGCCGATTGAGGTCACGCACCGCGGCCAGCACATGCGTGGAGTCGGATCGCTGCCGGCCACCCGCCTTCAACAGCCCGGCTCGACGCGCCGCCTCCAGCACCGCATCGAGTACCCGCTGCTCCAGCCCGCCGACGATCAGCCGGGACCGGAACTCACTGAGCACCGAGTAATCGAAACCGGGATCGCTCAGCTCCAATCCCAGCGCGTACTTCCAGTCGATCCGGGACCGAACCGCTTGCGCGGCTCGACGATCGGAGAACCCTTCGGCGAACTGCAGCACCGACACCAACGCCAGCAACGCCGGCGAGATCGCGGGCTGACCGCGACGCGAGAACACCTGCGTGAACTCGTCATCGGAGAACACAGGCCCCAGAACGTCGCGCATCCGCATCGCCAGACAGCCCTCCGGGAAGACAGCCCGGGCAACCCGGGCCGTCTCCACCGGAACCACATCGCACCTACACGGACGCAACGACACCACGACCTCCACCAACCCCGGACCCGAAATACCCGTGTCGATCTTGCCGGATGAACGCTGCCCCAACCGAATTCGCCAACGGTGTCCAAAATGAGCGGGGGCAGGCCGAGCAAGACCGACCGGGTGACGCGTGAACGCATCGGTCAGATCGCTCGGTGCTGTCCCCGTGACCTGGGCTGGCCGTTCTCGGTGTGGAGCCTGGCTAAGCTGCGTGATGTGTTGCGCGAGAACGAGATCGCCGATATCAGCCATGAGACGCTGCGCAAGATTTTGAAGGCCGAGGGCGTGTCGTGGCAGGCCACCAAAACGTGGAAGGCCGGCAAGGACCCCGAGTTCGCCGCCAAGATGGCCCGCGTTCTCGACCTTTACGATCACCCGCCCGCCGACGGGCGGGTGATCTGCGCCGACGAGTTCGGTCCGCTGAACCTGCTGCTGCGGCCGGGTCAGGGCTGGTATCCGAAGCGGCGACCGGCCCGGTTGCGGGCGACCTATCGCCGCACCGAGGGGGTGCGGCATCTGCTCGGTGCGCTGGATCTGGCCACCGGCCAGATCTACTACCGCATCCGGGATCGCAAGCGCTGGCAAGAGTTTCTGGGCTTTCTCAAAACCCTGCGCGCCCGCTGGCCCGGCCAGCGACTGTATGTGATCGTGGACAACTTCGGTCCGCACAAAAAGGCCGAGGTCCGCGCATGGGCCGCCGACAATGACGTGGAACTGGTACTTCTGCCGACCTACTCGTCGTGGCTGAACTGGATCGAGTCCGAGTTCGCCGCGCTG
The DNA window shown above is from Nocardia sp. NBC_01730 and carries:
- a CDS encoding helix-turn-helix domain-containing protein; protein product: MQQIARTSKQPVRMRRAIVVMASAQGQPVPLICRLMQVSEGYVRQVIHDFNEKGFAALDPKWTPLANSGPLSGGGPEGCEM
- a CDS encoding IS1182 family transposase, producing MSLRPCRCDVVPVETARVARAVFPEGCLAMRMRDVLGPVFSDDEFTQVFSRRGQPAISPALLALVSVLQFAEGFSDRRAAQAVRSRIDWKYALGLELSDPGFDYSVLSEFRSRLIVGGLEQRVLDAVLEAARRAGLLKAGGRQRSDSTHVLAAVRDLNRLQFVTETLRAALNALAAAAPDWLAGIAEPDWFDRYSARCEDTRFPSRWAARAAHANQVGSDGMTVLCAVTAGKAPAWLRQLPAVELLRRVWVQQYYVIDDGTVAWRDKKDLPPAAIRYCSPYDEQARTGTKRDASWNGYKVHLTETCEPDAPHLITHVATTAAPVPDMAMTAAIHAGLAERDLLPDVHLVDAGYVDADLLITAQQDHGVELLGPAKAPTGWQATADGGYTLPDFTIDWENEKVTCPQGAVSNSWKADRSQDGTPVIRVRFPSAECRQCPAREHCTRSSTGRRLTLRHRAQHQALQLARAEQQTDQWQQRYQHRAGVEGTIAQGIRSCGLRRSRYRGLTKTSLQHLLTAAGLNLNRLNTWWETTPFAPTRTSHFAALRPAA
- a CDS encoding IS630 family transposase, encoding MSGGRPSKTDRVTRERIGQIARCCPRDLGWPFSVWSLAKLRDVLRENEIADISHETLRKILKAEGVSWQATKTWKAGKDPEFAAKMARVLDLYDHPPADGRVICADEFGPLNLLLRPGQGWYPKRRPARLRATYRRTEGVRHLLGALDLATGQIYYRIRDRKRWQEFLGFLKTLRARWPGQRLYVIVDNFGPHKKAEVRAWAADNDVELVLLPTYSSWLNWIESEFAALRYFALNGTDHRSHGEQDDAIGAYIRWRNQHAEPKREFAVNSKIRLPDYLPYVA